In the Mycolicibacter minnesotensis genome, CTCGTGGTCACCGGGTGCAGTTCAGTCTTGAGCGCTACTTGATACCAGTAGAGAAAGTTCTCACAAGTTGGGTCAGCGGTGGTCGCTGCTGGGCGTCGGCGGTCCAGGGGCCGGGGTGTTGCGGGGCGGCGGACGGGAGCGCCAGCGGACGGTAGCCGCCCCGCCCGGCTGCTTGGCTTATTGACCGGTGAGTAGTCCGATCAGCGTGGCCGCGTTGCGGCCGAGGTGGTCGATGGCTTGGGTGCCTTTGGTTTCGGTGGCTTGTGATGGGTAGCCGATGACGCCGGTGGGGGTGTAGGCGTGGATGCCGATGGTGGTCAGGTAGCGGCGGTCGCTGGCGGTGTGGTCGCTGGTCTGCCACCCGTCTCGCAGGTAGTCGGGGTGAACGGCGAGCAGGATGGAGGTTTCTAGTTCCCCGGCGTGCATGTCGTCATGGCTGCTGCTCTGGATGCCTGCGGCGTTGCGGGCCTCGGCCCAGTCTTCGCGGCTGGGGTAGAGCCCGACGTTGATGGGGGCCTTCGGCTGGTTGGCCTGCTGGACGACGTTAGTCAGTACAGCGTTGCCGCCGTGGCCGTTCACGATGATCAACCCGGCGGTGTTTTGTTGTGACAGTGATTCGATGATGTCAGTGACGATCGCGGCGAGGGTGGTGGCGCTGATGCTCACGGTGCCGGGGTAGGCCGCGTGTTCGTGAGAGCAGCCGAATGTAACCGGTGGTAACTGAAACACTTTGTGGTGCTGACTGATTGACGATGCGATAGCACTGGCGATGAGCGTGTCGGTGCCGAGCGGAAGGTAGGGGCCGTGTTGCTCGAATGAGCCGATCGGCAGCACCGCGATAGAGCGGGCAGTTGCGGGGTCTGTGCTGGTGGTGTCGGGAATGACTCGACGGCTCATGCGATGACTCCTTGGGTGGCGTTTTTGATACGGCCGGCGAGCTGTTGCAGGATCGGGTCCTTGTTCCGTCGTCGTCGGCGGTCGCGCACGAGTGTGCCCGCCTTGGCCAAATGAAGTCTGGCCCGCTGCGAGGGCGCCGCGAGGTAGCCCGGGATCGCCGTGTCGGTGAGGGCCAGTGCTTGCTGGTATTCGCCGGTGGCGATATAGGCGTGCAGGAGTCGCATGTCGGCCACGGTCTGATCGCGGTACTGGTGGGCGGTCCAGGCGTGATGGTGTCCGGCGAGCAGGGTGACGGCCTTGTCGGGGTCATCGATGCGGAGGTAGCCGAAGGCGATCTCGCTGGCGACGTAGGCGGCGTGGGCGTAGATCGCATGATCATGAGGGTGGGGTTGCAGATCGCCGAGTTCGAGGGCTGCGGCGGCACGGCGATGAAATTCTCGCTCATTCTGGTTAGCCAGCTCAGCTAGGGCCAGTTGGCGGGCGATACTGGCGGCCAGGCGACCCACGTCGCGCCCATCGATCAGTTCGGCGGCCTCAGCAGCCAAGACGGCGGCCAGGTCGGGGTCGCTGCGGGTCAGGATGTTGGACTGGCGCATCAGGATCATGGCGTTGAATGCTGGGCCGGCTGTGCGCAGGTGCAGGGCAGCGGTGTGGGTGAGTTTCTCTGCGGCGGCGTAATCACCGACATCTTGGGCGATCCATCCAGCGACCTCGGCGGTAGCCCCGGCAGCATGCCGCATCTCGGTCTTGATCTGCGAAGGTGCGTGCGCAATCAGGGATTCGATCGTGGCAAGGTCGGATTCCACCAGGGGGCGGGCGTGCTGAGGGCCGAAGGTGTGTTCGACTTCGATATGGGCTTGTTGCCGGGACTCGATGACAGCGAGTACATCGCGGTTGACAGGAAGTCGCACCAGCAGCGGGTGCGGCAATGCGGTGGCGATGGGCACGCTGAACAACTCGTCGGGTTCGACGCCGAACACGGCGGCGAGGTCTTCTCGCCACATCGGGCCGAGCATCCCGGTTCGCTCGATCTGGGCGATCTTTTGTCGCAGGGACTCCAGTTCGGGTAGATCGGCATCGCCGCGTAGCCTGCGGACGTTTTCAACCTCGATTGCCAACTCACGCAGGCTGTAGCCGTAGCGTTTCCGGGCCGCGCTGAGCCGCTGCGCATTGAGTGCGCGGATCGGGTCGGCTGCGGCCATGATTTTGATCATGCCGCATACATCGGCGCAGGTCAGCTAAGTGCGCGTGTTTGCGGTCATCACTGTTATCACTGCCCGTCACTTCCAGCAGCATCGTCGGTAGCGCTGTCCTTGATCCGCGGATGAACACACCCGCGTGAGAACAACAAAGGAAGGACAGCATCGAGATGAAACTGAAAATCGATACGACCGGCGTGACGTTCCTGTGCACCCGGATTCCGGAGCAGCGCACCAATTTCGACACCGGGACGCCACGCATCGATAAGGCAACTGGTCAAGCGTTGTGGCAGGTGCAGTTGATCGCCCTGGACGCCACCGGAGGCGAGGTGCTCGCCGTCACTGTGGTCGGGGAACCGAAGCTGACGGTCGGACAGCCGGTCGCGGTGTCGGGTCTGGTCGCGTTGCCGTGGTCGCAGGACGGCCGCTCGGGCATCGCGTACCGCGCCGAAACCATCGCCGCCGCCGACCCGGCCGCGGCCACCAAGACGGCCCAGCCGCCCCGGTAACTAAGGCCTGGCCCGGCAAGTACCCGCAGTAGTGCTTGCGGGCTTGCCGGGTCAGCGCCCCATCATCTTCCCGCCGTAGCGAAAGCAGATCCCCATGTCCAATGCCCCAAACCGTAAGAATCACAACACTAATCAATCAGATGATGACTGGATCGGCGAGCTGATCTGGGCAGGAGTCAAAGCCGCCGGACAGTTACTGTGGTGGGCGATCCTGTTCCCAGCCCTGAGCATCCCCGCCGGTGCAGCGATCTGGGCCGGTGTTAGCCACGGCGTCCGCACCGGGTTCGGGGTTGCTCTCGCGGCGGTCGCGGCATATATCGGCTGGGCTGTGCTGGAACCGGCATCATTCACTCGGTGGGTGAGCGCACCGCTGCGGCACCGCTGGCTGGCGTGGTGGCGCTATCACCGAACCTGGGAATCGGTGTGCGCCCTGCACGGTTTGACCGCCAAACATGGCGAGCGCACCCTGGTGCCGATCGTGAACTCGGTGCAGATCGGCCACCACGCTGACACGCTGACCGTGCAGGTCGTGACCGGCCAATGCCTCACAGACTGGCAGAAATGCGGTCCGGCGTTGGCGGCGGCGTGGCGGGCTGAGCGGTTGACGATCCGGGCCACCGCGCCGGGGCAGGTACGGATCATCATCGGTCGCGGTGATGTACTCGGCCAACCGATCGCGTTGCCCATGCCCCGCCCTGCGGCCCCAGTTGACCTGGGCGCGGTGCGTGTCGGGATCACCGAATCGCGCGCCTGGTGGCGGCTGCCCGTGTTGGGGCAGCACCTGTTGGTCGCCGGTGCCACCGGGGCTGG is a window encoding:
- a CDS encoding creatininase family protein, with product MSRRVIPDTTSTDPATARSIAVLPIGSFEQHGPYLPLGTDTLIASAIASSISQHHKVFQLPPVTFGCSHEHAAYPGTVSISATTLAAIVTDIIESLSQQNTAGLIIVNGHGGNAVLTNVVQQANQPKAPINVGLYPSREDWAEARNAAGIQSSSHDDMHAGELETSILLAVHPDYLRDGWQTSDHTASDRRYLTTIGIHAYTPTGVIGYPSQATETKGTQAIDHLGRNAATLIGLLTGQ
- a CDS encoding SCO3933 family regulatory protein; its protein translation is MKLKIDTTGVTFLCTRIPEQRTNFDTGTPRIDKATGQALWQVQLIALDATGGEVLAVTVVGEPKLTVGQPVAVSGLVALPWSQDGRSGIAYRAETIAAADPAAATKTAQPPR
- a CDS encoding FtsK/SpoIIIE domain-containing protein, with protein sequence MSNAPNRKNHNTNQSDDDWIGELIWAGVKAAGQLLWWAILFPALSIPAGAAIWAGVSHGVRTGFGVALAAVAAYIGWAVLEPASFTRWVSAPLRHRWLAWWRYHRTWESVCALHGLTAKHGERTLVPIVNSVQIGHHADTLTVQVVTGQCLTDWQKCGPALAAAWRAERLTIRATAPGQVRIIIGRGDVLGQPIALPMPRPAAPVDLGAVRVGITESRAWWRLPVLGQHLLVAGATGAGKGSVLWSLIAGLAPEVKSGRVRLCVIDPKGGMELGAGAGLFTRFCHHTGEPVMVLLHELVELMQARANRLRGHTRLHNPTPSEPLIVLIVDEIAALTAYVTDRKLRTEIEQLLGLLLSQGRAVGISVVAAVQDPAKDTLPVRQLFTVRIGLRMTEATQTTMVLGQGARDAGAECDLIADATPGVGYVMIDGTAEPVRVRSFHVTDRDIASLARTFRAPRTGGEHSQGRVQPTWGAVR